The region AGAAAATATATCTTCGCTGAGTAAATGGATTAAGAAACAGAAACCGTCACCGTGTGAACCGGTTCAGCAAGTAAGTGcaaatttgtgtttcttttcttttgggtTTCAGTTTTCTGTGCCACTCGCAGTTTCGCAGACTAAAAGAACTGAATTTGCGCTGAAAAGGAttttccgtgtttttttttgtcatttatgaGCAACACGGTTCGCAAACTCCTGTCTTCTTCCATTTAGGTTCGAAGGGTCACGTTCGAGTATCCTGTACTAACAGGTGGCACAAAAAAACCGCATTGAGTAGTACACCGAATGAAGAGTTATTAGAACTacgtcaaatatatttttttatatcttggtCGCCGTTCATTAGTCAGATAATTCCTTGTTCAAGTCGGAGAAAATCCGTCGTTACTAGTTTGGACCACAAGCTAGCCAACTCCGGCAAATTTGCATCCTAATTTATCGATTATGTAACTAATTGCCGTGAAACTAgagcaggggcggatccagggggaGGGCCTTAGCCCCCCCAAGATTTATCTGGCACCCTCTTTCGCATTCCatcctttttctccttttactgcttttttaagtatacttgtcaatttgatcaattatttaTAGGTGATTTACCCAATTAACAACAGAAAGCAAAGCTTTCCTTTGAATGTAAAGAACAAAGttgaaacgtaaaacgaacaaaaattatttttcttcagccggttcagtatatatctgcaaaattggcatAACAATCTTTGTTTGctgcaaagatttttctacgAACATGGAACTTTCCCCTATTTCACGAAAATAGAAACACCTGTTGAAGATAAAAATACGCATtttactgctataggaaaatattattggctttcaaagaggtttctttgtcattttacatcagcaccaaCCAGATTCACACAAACGAACAGTCTAACGAAAGCGTTATCTACACTCCCCTTTCATTACGCTCGAATCATATTAGCGACCTTGGTCCAGttcccccccaagatttttctctagatccgcccctgaatTAGAGCAGGGTTCGAGTTGCTGTAGTCACGACATACGTTTCGCCACTTGGGCCAACATTCTGAATCTGTTTAGCGGTCAGATTATCAATCCACCACTTAGACATATCTGAGAAGAGTTGCTTCCGCAACATCTTCAGTTTCTAAATTATGAATATCAAGAAATCAGCGTGGAGAAGCAACCTTTGAGCCATACCAGAACGCCACTGCAAGACCGCAAATAAACCTATAACGTGACCAGGACGTGATCGAAGCTACAAAAAAATCCCCGAAAATGGATTTAAAAAAGGATAGGCTAAAGTAGTAGGGGTGTTACACTGGTTAGAAGTCAAAATAATGTGTATATTTTCTTCCAGATGTGTAGTTCAGCATCTGAACAAACCATCGCCGACATTTCGTCTTCTTCGAATGAAGTGACGGTCCCTCAGATCGAGCAAGCAGGAAACAAGACACCCCGAGGAACCACTACGCCTGTCGCAGGTCTGTCGGAGCCTCAGTTTCGGCGAGATACGCCTCAAGATGAACAGCATGACCGGTCCAGCGGCCCTACGGACATTTCTTCGTCCTCTCTCGATCAACCATCCCAACCGAAACTAGTACAATACCCTGTGCAAGTGACAGCAAACGGCAAGTCGAAACGGTCATTCAATGCTTCGTATTATGGAAAGCACCCGTGGCTGGAGCACTCCGTCCAGGATGATTCTGTTTACTGCTTCTGCTGCAGACACTTTGGCGGCACGTCTACTCTTCCTGGGCAGAGGTACGGGTCTAGACCTTTCATAGACGTCGGCATGAGAAGATGGAAAGATATCTCTAACGTTCTCGAACTGCATACTAGAAGTGACCGCCACAAAGACAGTGCAGTTTCATGGACGAAGTTCAAAGCCATACAACCCAAGGAGATGCAACCAATCGCGTCTGTTTTAATGACAGGCAGAAACAAAGAAATCAAGGAGAACAGAGAACAcgtaaaagtttattaaaagTAACAATTCTATTGGGGCAACTCGGCACTGCCTTTAGGGGGCACGACGAAACAGAATCCTCGACAAACAAGGGAAATTTCGTCGAGACGTGCAATCTTCTCGCAGAGTACTCTCCTACGCTCTTCAACAAGCTGCAGAGACGGTACGGTCACTACTCATCCCATGAATACCAGAACTTATTTCGGTGATCGGTTCCAGGCTTCAGAGCACGATAGTGCAAGAATTAAAAAGAGCCAAATACTTTGCCGTTCTGGTTGACGAAACGAAGGACAACTCGAAGAAAGAGCAGCTAGCCATTCTTCTTAGGCACTTCGACgaaggaaaagtaaaagaaagaccGAACGGATGCTATCACATGAAGAGCCTGGATGCTTAAAGTCTAGCAACTAGTGCTACGACGGAGCAAGCGTAATGAGCGGACCTTTCTTCGGTGTTCAAGCTCGTTTGAGAAAGTAATTGCCACAGGCAATCTACATTCATTGCCATGCACATAAGCTAAATTTGGTCATTGCGAGCTGCATTGAATCTGTCTGCAatgttagttcttttttatcACTGGTCCAGACTCTATACACATTCATTCCCAACAGCAACACTCGGCATCAGTTGTTTGTTGAGGCCCAGAAAGCTGCCGAACTGCCAGTTTGGGAGCTGGAAAGAAGTGCTACCACATGATGGTCTTACCGGTATCGATCTATGTCGAAGGTTAGAATCCGATATGAATACATTTTAGCTGGACTGTCTGCTGTAAGCGAGGGAGCCGACGGCGAAGCACAGGCAGAGGCAGCTGGGCTCCAGAAGAAGATAGAatcgttccttgttatcttccaattgcactacaTGGAAGCAATTATGCGAGCGACAAACTCGTTGTCTCAGCAGCTCCAGGCCGTCGACTTGGTTATTTCCCGATAGCGCACCGTGATTTAGGCCACAAGAAGCGAACTCCCCGACCTGCGTTTAGACGCTTCATTCGTATCGCTTTTCgagaaggctaaagagtttgcgACAAAACTCGAAATCGAAGTACCTGCTCTGAATGAACCCGcgactagaccctcctctgttggtcagaaGGGACGAACTCGAAGAACTgaaaagatcaccaagcatctgaaacaatttgtgacaaatTCGACACTAAGAAAGAACCTCATCGAATCTGGCAATCGGACTACAACTTTGGCAGATGAAATGAAGCGAGAATACTTCGAGACTTTCGACCGTCTGCTAGccaaatttgacagaaggttcacagataacttgccagtgctgagcacactcgaagccttggatccaagctcaaccaagtttatggacacaggGTTACTAAAGCGTTTCTCTGCTCTTTACTGCGAGGTGGATATCGACGtcattcttctcgaatctcaagctggtattgccaagcgtttcttgctcgaTGAGGAGAAAAAGTCGGAAAACTTgctagacattgtcgaccatcttcaggcattaccagtggcttactcagaaataattaaagtacttcgtattgctgccacacttcctgtgaCAAAAGTCAGTAATGAACATTTGTTATCTAGCcgagaaatagtgaaaaactacctgcggtctacagcaggagatgatcgtctcagtcatctccttttgatatttacaGAGAAGGATgtagtaaaaaatttggactacgaccagcttgttgacgattttgcaaagatgaagcCTCGGTGCTTCCCGttgttaccttgagtgttgtaatattttttctcttgttaagattttcttttttgtaaatatatttgatctgaaagATTTCTACTGAATCAAAACCGAGAtacaaccctcagcataacaatgaagatgactttcaccgacgtattgtttacttaaataagaaagtttctcgctgaggaaggTCAGCCTGTAGTctgttgaattttccactttcagtttaatcacttaaactCGTTTTGTAATTGTAATcttcgttgttataattaatcttagaggtcagtgtggctgagttccacattcggttacagtacatttccaagcaacacacgagtgctgaaaatgcgtttttacttagaattaaatataaaaaaaaactaatttttttagctgaaagtaaggagcgacattaaaacttaaaacgaacagaaattactccgtatataaaatgggttgtcccctccgcaatccctcgctctttacgctaaagtttgactctttgccacaatcctactttttaaaacaattaaaagctttagcgtaaagagcgagggattgtggaggggataacccattttatatacggagtaatttctgttcgttttaagttttaatgtcgctccttactatcagctaaaaaaattagtttttttttattgaatttctgaacgtttttgaattaatgcatgtttggttttggctctccgcacataaattattaaaatgaaatttgtatattaattcttttttttggctaaatggctttctcttagttttgatcagacgattttgagaaataaggggtggagaaggaggcctagttgccctccaatttttcggctgcttaaaaaggcaactagaactttcaatttttaacgaacgtttttaatagtaaaaaatatacgtaacttataaattagcaacttacgtaacaaactttcataatcttatatttttattacgtatacaagggggtttgtatcctcgttaatacctcgctctttacactaaatcttaagttttgtcccaattctttaagaatgacccctgaatcagaaaggccgtagaataaatagttgaaattactaaaaatactttagcataaagaccgaggtatttatctcctcctaaatacctcgctctttatgctaaagtatttttagaacccctcatatgcgtaataatctctgttcgttttaagtttcaatgctactccttcttttcatttgaaaaaacgtttttcatgtttatttttcattgttttcttatagtaatgctagaaaatcatgcgcccttttccttgaatttttctccccccatgacagattcctccaaggaaagatcctccaacatagccccctctcctcagccccaccccccaaacaaaataaatccccctgaaaacgtctgtatacttcccaataaccattactatatgtaaacactggtcaaagtttgtaacttgcagcccctcccccagggattgtgggggagtaaatcatccccaaatacatagttattatggttttcgactatgctgaacaaaatggctatctcaaaattttgacccgtttactttgggaaaaaatgagcgtgggagggggcctagatgccctccaatttttttggtcacttaaaaagggcactagaacttttcatttccgttagaatgagccctcttacgacattctaggaccacttggtcgatacgatgacccctgggaaaaaaaaaaaataaaaaaaataaacacgcacccgtgatttgtcttctggcaaaaaatacaaaattccacatttttgtagataggagcttgaaacttctatagtagggttctctgatacgctgaatgtgatggtgtgattttcgttaagattctatgacttttagggggtgtttccccctattttcttaaataaggcaaattttctcaggctcgtaacttttgatgggtaagactaaacttgatgaaacttatatatttaaaatcagcattaaaatgcgattcttttggtgtagctattgatatcaaaattcaattttttagagttttggttactattgagccgggtcgctccttactacagttcgttaccacgaactgtttgatattcgaTCGATGTGCTGGCAAAACCTGCAttttttcttacgcgacacgaagtgaatcggggaggggggcagatggagttcatgcccaccccaagatttggcccaaatggcacctctgTCCTCCTGTGCAGCGGCTCTATTATGTGCATTAAAAATGTCAATCGGAAGGTTAACAAATCAACTTCCAAATGGGggtaaatctatttatttatacagtaaaaaaaacaggtacaaaagtccagatatttcgatcacatatacagcgaaTGACACTACCAGAGAATGACACTGCCTCACAGCACTGtggtctaagaaaagaaaatacctGATTTAAGGGGTTACGTCGAAAATAAGCCAAAGGTTATTTTAAGTTTGCACGGTATCGGCTATGCTTATCTCCATGGGCTCGGAAAACGCTTCTTTGTAGAAATTATAACATAGTAGATCCTAATGTCGTCATTGATAAATATGCCAAAGCTTTCTTAAATAAAAGGTACGGATTCGCTCATTCCTTGGTGACATTTCagcaattttcagttttttgtatCCATTGCGTAtttctgttgcttttttttcctttgacgCTCTGTCAAAGGGTTTTCGcccaaattgtttttaattggtAATTAATAAAGTTACAGATTGACtgattgctataaaaaaaaaaaaaaaaaaaaaaaaaaaaaaaaaaaaaaaaaaaacttgattcaaAGTTGATTCAAAAAACTTGATACACTTGATTCAAAACATATACGTTTGAGGAAATCGTTCAATAGCACATAGTTACGATTCCTATCCCGCTAGTAAATTCAGGTCAATAATAACATGTTCATATTCTAGGGAACATAACGaatatatttttgacttttatttggAGTATATTCCCTTTCACCCTTGCATCCATCTATGCTTTCAAACTAGCTGTAAAATtgtacataaaaagaaaaaatagtcaATAATAAACGAGGCACACTTTTGCCTCTTAAATGGGAGTGGATAACAGAGCTGGCTTATTTACAGCTTCAGAGGTTGAAAGAAACTAGAATAGGATGCAACCATTAGGATTAAATTCTAACTAAGAATCTACAAAACTTCGTCCGTCTCTAGCTTTCTTTATAGAGCTCAATTGTTCCAATATGGAGTCAAAAGTCTAATAGAGTCAAAAacgaaggaaaaaaatatatctgtgCAAACAAACAAGGTAAGCTCCCCTAAGATTTACTCTCCTCCATAAATTTACTCTCATCCTTGAAATTCCTGCTTGATTGTATCACCCTCGTCCAGGGAGTAGCTCCGGAATTTTTACTGgaggggcaagaggggtccgtATCTGGATAGTCAAAGGATCATGGGTTATGCAATAGTTTTTTCACCAATTTttttagaagggggggggggtgtcctcCCAAAACGACGCCCCTGCCATCTTCCAGTTTTCTAAAAGTATCACATATCAACCTTCATTTTAGCTTCGACGTACAGGGAAGAGCAGCAAAAGATTTGACCGTTTAAATACTCATTTGAAGTCAATACTTTCATATAATTCACTAAAAATGTAATACTTACTTCAAAATGGACGTAAAGTACTTTGGCTAAGGTTTCCCGGAATAGCTCTGTTCCAAATAACGGCTCTACGATTGCCACTTTCCGGTCACGGTGACTAACTACAAGATacctaaacaaaacaaaaaactgatgtaattttatttactaagtcatttaatttaaattcagaGCAGAGGGACctttacgaaagtaaaacagttcaaaatagggatgataccagttttactgctgatgatgaacactgtatatgtgttcgaaatatccagttaaataattttatatttcactgtcaataaaaaagtatcatccctattttgaactgttttactttcgtcatggaaaggcagtgtggtcttcgaagttatctaagagGGACCTTTGTTTGCGGacataaaactaaacttttcgAGTGATATTTCATTGCATTGTACCGAAATAGTTTTTGTAAAAAGGCACTTATTCCACTGTTATGCCATTTTCGTTAAAAAGAAGCAATAATAAATGGTAAACAATCTTCAGCCAAAGTTATCTCCTTTCTTTTTCGCTTTCTTTTTTCCATGCGAGACGTATGCTGTTACGTTATCCGTAAAACATTCATTTGTGTTCGGTATCATTCTTTTATTCTATCATCCTACAAAGCTGGATTTAATATCTTGATCTAATTGATACCTTGATCTTGACTTAACGTCTTGATTTCGCTAAGGGAAAGTAAACTAAATGCTTTATACAATTGCTCTCGTAAAGTTGTGTTCGCATCTAAGTGCGGATTAAATCCAGCACTTGATGCATTAATGCAATCTAAAAGCAGAAGAATGAATGTGCATACTTCTCTGCCCACAGGGAAACAACCAAAAGAGTACGGtagattttaattgaaattaaaaaaaaaattgcgtaaagagcaaggcattgggGAGGAGAcgaactcccttatatacgtaatattttatgttcgttttaagttttaatgttgctcattacttccagctgaaaaaaaattcttttctcatttttttttaatcctagaaaatcctgtgccccctccatggaaattctcttccctcatgaaaaatttctccatggaaagatcctcccacgtaaccttctCCCCACGACTCGACCCTACtccaacgtgaaaaagtccccctgtaaacgtctgtacacttcataattaacatttactatatgtaaacaatggctcaagtttttaacttgcagccctccctcggggactggggggggttaagtcatccccaaagacaaagttattaggttttgtactaagctgaaaaaatggctacctcaaaattttgatccggtgagcTTGGGGAAAAatgtgtgtgggagggggcctaagtactctctaattttttttttgatcacttaaaaagagcattagaactttcagtttctgtTNNNNNNNNNNNNNNNNNNNNNNNNNNNNNNNNNNNNNNNNNNNNNNNNNNNNNNNNNNNNNNNNNNNNNNNNNNNNNNNNNNNNNNNNNNNNNNNNNNNNGGATATTAAGTTCTTGAAGTTTGAAATTGGATGTAAAGCGGTGTCAGACAGACTACTGTAGTAGATATATCTTCAATCCAATCCACCCCGCTAATCCTGTCTCTTTCTAATCCCCCCCTAAAATCCcggattattattattactgaatATTTTTGACAATCTTCGCTAGTGTAGATTGTGCATGGTTAAATATTTTACAGCTTATACGTGCCACTGCTATTGTGGTCGATGCGTAtgtattgattttttgtttcgaTTGCCTTGCTTGAATTTGACACAGACACATGACAGTGCTGCGGCCTACTTCTGAAGTAGGTTGAAGTAGGTAGCTCTTGATTATTTTAGTGTACATGTATATTTGTTTGTAGATAGTCATTTCTTGATTTAAAGTActattttttgtaagttatttaGGATTAATATGTTATTTATGTCATAAAATGTAAGTTGTCTTATTGTGCTGTTTAACTTACTAAATCTGACGTAAATAATGAAGTATGATCTGTACTCGAGAGCATAACATACAGTATAAAATTTTATCATCGGATCTGTAATTTGTCGGATAACAAGCTACTCTTTTGTAAAATAATCCTGAATATAAAAGGTCTTTTGCAATACTCTTtaatttgacaaattcaataGCTCGATACTGCCCtgcaaaatgttttttcagtttttggccCAAATCCGTCAAAACCattaaatattatcttttaacaaaaatagttAGCatctattctttcttttttgtctttaccCAATATCTGTTTTTCCTGTGCTTTGTTTCTTCTCCAaggatttttttataattggatttatttttttatatttatcttttatcttttttgtcttttagtatcttctaacaaaaataattaccatcgattctttcttttttgtccttgggtaatatctattttttcttgtgcTTTGTTTCATTTCCAGGGTTTTTTTGATATTtgggttttttatatttttaaattcgtcttttttatctcttatcttttttgtcttttattatcttaaaaaaaatagttaacattgatactttcttttttgtcttcgGGTAATATCTGTTTTTTCCTGTGCTTTGTTTCATCTCTAGGGATATTTTTATGTATGGACACGGCTGAGTTTTTTATGTGCAATGGTCAGTGGACATTTGCGTGTCtgtcaaaaaagaaacttatttcCAAGCTCCAATATTCTGATTTTGAAGCTTTTAACTGTTTTCcacaaagatttaaaaaagggTGAGTCGACGCATGCTAATTGATTTTTTTGCAGAGGGGAGTAAATATTGCTGCTTTTGTGAAAGAATTTAACGAGAGGACGAAAGATTATAAAGAGTCGGTGCCCATTCCCTGTAAAATCTCTCTAAAGGCAGACCGATCGTTCGACCTGGTTATGAATGCCCCACCTTTGTCTTATTTCCTGAAGCAAGCAGCAGGGATACAAAGGGGATCTATGCTACCTAGTGAGTATTCTgttcttttaatgtttttcctttCCATCTAACTTTGCTTGTCAATAGATTTCAGCACCTTTGTTTCTAGGCCTAGTTAAGTCTATCCTAATTAGAACATTTCGAGACTTCTCTCTAATCTTTTCCTCATTAAGAGATACCGATcagtaaacaaaataaatgctAATATTTCTTACTTCAAAATTAATTGTTATTAGAAATATATAAAGGATGAGTAAAAACATATAATCCTATTACATGAAACCGTATATTGaggaatataaacaaaaattacaaaaaattgattaaataaacaaactaaacTGATTCAAAAAagcagacaaaaataaaaatcagactTGAAgtagtttaaattaaaaattctcaGTGTTAAGCCCTTGAGAACGGTGCGGAAGAGGGGGAGGGATTTCAGGAATTTGTTTTGAAGTCGGCCCTTAGATAACTAAGGAAACCCACTACtacttttaattaatgcatCCTGATAACTTACTTTCCCTAAAAAATAATTCTCGATatcgttttttactgttttctttaattttattttcaatatatatttaattttagaaaatttgcgCACTCACTCTAGCTGAATTTTTAGACCTTCCAAGTTTAAATTTAGCTGTTCAAGTAAAATTGTGTTCATATAGGGTCTTTCGATTTAACAGGAGACTTCTGCGTTATAAAGCGTCGGTTCGCTCCCGAAATGTTGCGTATGTACTTTTTTTACAACCTAGATATACATAGTGTTATTCGATTTGCCCCTGTTTTCTTCAACAAATCAAAACTCGACGTCTACTTCTCATTCCTccaacattttctgaaattttcaagtCAAACTCCAAGCCATTCTTAGATATTGTCGATAACATATCACGGAAATTAGAACAACAAAACgtatttgaattttgttaggAATGCGTGCTGTTTAGATCATTTTCACCtgtaatgttgtttttttcttttattcgacaaatgtttttatatttaatgtatatGGGACTTCAGATCATTGATAATCAAGCCTGTTAAAATGTACTGAATAAATAGGCACAAATATTATCTTGTAACTATAATTTATCTTTTCTTAAGATTGATATGGGGCAATAGAATACGAAAATACAAAAACGACCGATAATATagggaagaaaaattttgagTCAGCATCAGGCTACTATTTTGGGAGCGTGGTCTAATATTTCAATGCCAACCTCGATGAATTCAACAATCTGATAAAGGATCTGAATTTTTccagtattattttttccttattttttttccatcctACAAAAATAATGACGTCCTTTTTATTTTGCGATACCTTTATTTGTCAGTCCTTACTTTTAGTATGACTAACCTACTTTCTCATTCTTTGTCTTCTTTTCCAGGCAAAGAAGTTGCTGGAATGATTACATTAAAGCATGTTTATGAAATAGCGAAAATTAAATCGCAAGACCCATCTCTTTCTATTTTGCCATTAGAAAAAATATGTCAAGACGTCATTGACAGTGCCAGGACTATTGGGATTAAAGTTGTTAAAAATTTAGATGCTGAGGAATATAGGGAATTTTTGGAGCAACGAAAAATTGTTGTCGAAGCCCAACTCCAGGAgcttaaagagaaaaaagaagccaaAATGTTGCGTACTGGATAGACCTtgttaatattatataataagtgtttgtattataatttttgacttatagtccttctaaatataattttaaatttaataggtGTTTTAGTAATGTCTACTGTAATGAGGTGGTAATGTGTACAGTGTTACCACAACGGTTAGTTCTTACAATGTTAAAATTGCCCAGTTTTGCGTGCTAAGCAGCGATTTTCGGTGCTacagcaaaaacaaattttgcacTTGTCGCGGTATTTggacatttttgtttatttccagctttttcaACAATCTACCTTTTATCAACTGCTTTTCTAGCCAtctaacttttttcaactgcttTTTCAACCGTCTGCTTTTCCAACCATATCTAGtgtaaatttgaagttctagagGGGCAGCTGCCTCCTATAAATACCAGCGTTTTGGCCATGTAGCTAATTCGCGCACAAACCCTGCGAAATGCTCCAAATTTCGCAGGGTTTGTGAAATGTGGAGGATAAAAGCACGGattttaagtaaattttataaaatccaTTCATAATCTTTGGAGCAATGAAAAAGTGTTTATGGTTGTACCCAGAGATATTTGGCCACTCAT is a window of Artemia franciscana chromosome 7, ASM3288406v1, whole genome shotgun sequence DNA encoding:
- the LOC136028995 gene encoding large ribosomal subunit protein uL11m-like (The sequence of the model RefSeq protein was modified relative to this genomic sequence to represent the inferred CDS: added 138 bases not found in genome assembly), whose amino-acid sequence is MSSKGKKLASAVGGAVKKVDHSRPLRTYIPAGKAVAGPPLGPQLGQRGVNIAAFVKEFNERTKDYKESVPIPCKISLKADRSFDLVMNAPPLSYFLKQAAGIQRGSMLPSKEVAGMITLKHVYEIAKIKSQDPSLSILPLEKICQDVIDSARTIGIKVVKNLDAEEYREFLEQRKIVVEAQLQELKEKKEAKMLRTG